The genomic DNA GGCCCCAGATCGCGAAGGTGCGCCGCGACAGGTCGCCGAAGTGCTTCACCGCCTTGGTGAGCAGACACCGCTTCTGCCGCGTGTTCGTGTTCTCCACCGCGCGCAGGAGGTCGAACTCCATTCCCACCTCGCGTGCCGTGGCCATCAGCGCCTTCACGTCCTTGGGAAAGCAGCTGCCGCCATAACCGATGCCTGGCCGCAGGAACGCGGAGCCAATCCGCTTGTCCGCCCCCAGCCCCTGGCGCACCCACTCCACGTCCGCGCCCACGCGCTCACACAGCGCCGCCACGTCGTTCATGAACGAAATGCGCGTGGCGAGCATCGCGTTGGCCGCGTACTTCGTCAGCTCCGCCGAGCACGGATCCATATAGAGGAGGGGGTTCTCCCCGCCCACGAAGGGCGCGTACAACTCCCCCATCAGCTCGCGGGCCCGCTCCGAGCGGGTGCCGATCACCACCCGATCCGGCTTGAGGAAGTCCCGCAGCGCCGCGCCCTCCTTGAGGAACTCGGGGTTGGACACCACGTCGAACGCGCACCGGGTGTTGCGCGCGATCGCCGCGTGGACCCGATCCGCCGTCCCCACCGGGACCGTGCTCTTGTTCACGATGACGGTGTAGTGCGTGAGCGCCCGGCCCACCTGCTCGGCCGCCTCGAGGACGTAGCGAAGGTCCGCGCGGCCCGTCTCTCCCTCCGGCGTGCCCACGGCGATGAACACCACTTGCGCGGGCCCCACCGCCGCTGGCAGCTCTCCGGTGAAATGCAGCCGTCCCGCGTCCAGGTTGCGGCGAACCAGCTCCGCCAGCCCAGGCTCGTAGATGGGTATCTGGCCGAGCCGCAACGCCTGGAGCTTCTCCTCGTCGACGTCGATGCACGTGACGTCCTGCCCCGACTCCGCGAAGCACGTCCCCGCCACCAGCCCCACGTATCCCGTGCCAATGATCGCGACCTTCATGCGTCTCCTTTCACGGTGCCCGTCCCGAAGTCACTGACCGGAGGTAGCCCTCCAGGGTCTCCGCGCGGTGCGCGGCGGTGTGCTCGGACAGCACCCGCGCGCGTGCCCTCATGCCCATGGCCCGGCGCTCTCCCTCCGTGACTTCCTGGAGATAGCGGCACGTCTGCTCGCCCGAGTGGGAGATGAGGATCTCCTCGCCCGGGACGAAGAAGGTGCCAAGCCCCGGCCACGCATCACTGATGAGGGGCACCGCGCACGCGGCGGCCTCGAAGAGCCGCACACTCGGGGAGTAGCCGGCGCGCACCATGTCCGCGCGGGTGACGTTCAAGGTGAAGCGCTGGGAGTTGTAGAAGGCCGGATGCTCGGGGGGGGCCAGGTGCTCCACGCGCGCCACGTTGCCGGGCCACGCGAGATTGGCCGGATACTGAGGTCCCGCGACCACGAAGCGGCCCGAGGGCCACTCCCGCGCGGCATCGAGCATCAAGCGCTCCAACACGGGCTGCCGGTCATCGCTGTAGGTCCCCAGGTAGCCGAGATCCCAGAGGGGCTCGCGCGTCTCGGGGGCGTACAGCTCGGGATCGCAGCTACAGTAGAGCGGCCGGGCGGCGGGTGAGCCCAGCTCGCGCTCGATGCGCTGGAGCAGGGGGCCCCCCGTGAAGGACAGGTAGAGCCGGTAGCCCGGGATGAGCTCGGGCGAGAGGTACTCGAAGTCCCCGCGCGCGAGCTTCGCCAGCGTCACCGGCGTGTCGATGTCGTAGAAGGCCGGCACGCCCCGGGCGGTGCGCTGCACCCAGGCGCCCACTTCCACGCCCTGCGGAACGTAGGAGCCCACCACGACCAGATCCGCGCCCCGGACGGCGTCCGTGAAGCGGTCCTTCAACATCTCCAGGTCCGCGTACAACTCGGTGCGGCCGAAGGGAGGCCGTTGCAGGTCGCGGTTGCAGGCATACCAGGGCATGTCGCGCTCGAGGAACAACACCTCGTGCCCGCGCCTCACGAGTTCGCGCACGAGCCCCCGGTAGGTGGTGGCGTGTCCGTTGCCCCAGCTCGACGTGATGGACAACCCCAGAATGACGATCCGCATGCGCTCCGCCTCCATGGCTCAAGCCACCCGCTCGCGTGCACCGCTCCCGCGCGCGCCCAGCACCGCTTCCACCTTCAAGGCCCGATGCGCGTACGTGTGCTCGGCCAGGACGCGCCGGAGCGCCGCCTGACCGATGCGCCGCGCCTCGGGCTCGCTCAGCGCGCGCACGTGCCCGGCGACCTCCTCGCCCGAGTGGGCCACGAGGACTTCCCGCCCGGGCTCCAGGAAGAGCTCCACGCCCTCGAAGGCGTCGGTGATGAGGCAGGCGCCGGCTCCTGCGGCCTCGAACACCCGCGTGGCCGGCGAGAAACCAAAGCGCGCCATGCTGTCCCGGTGGATGTTGAGCACCGCGCGCGCCGAGCAGTTCAGCGCGTTGTGGTCCTGCGTGTAGACGTGGCCCAGGTACTTCACGTTGTCGGGCAGGGAGCGGTCGCCCCACCCACTGCCACCCAGCAGGAAGCGCGAGGAGGTCAGGAGGCTCGCGGCCTTCAGGAAGAAGGCCTCCACGCGCGCCTCCCGATCCGGCAGCCGATTGCCCAGGAAGGCCAGGTCCCCCGTGAAGCGCGTGTCCGCCGCCACCGGATGATGGGTGCTGGGATCCAACGCGTTGTAGATGGGCACGCACTCGCGCGCCCCGAGCGCCCGGTAGGCGGACACCACCGGCTCCCCGCCTCCGTAGGTGAGGATGTGGTCGTAGCGAGGCACGAGTGCCCGGAACGGATCGCCCGGGTCCTTCTCCAGGCGCTCGAGGGTGGCGGGCGCGTCCACATCCCAGAACACCACCTGGGTGCCCGGACGCCGCAGCTCGAGCACGCGCGCCTCGAGGAGCGCATCGAACACCCCCACGCCGCTCGCCTTCACCACCACGTCCGCGTCCCGGGCTTCCTCCAGGCAACGCTCGAGCGCGTCCGTGCCCTGTGCCGAGTAGACGACCACGCGCGCCCAGTCCGGGTCCGCCATGTCGCGGTGTTGCTGACGCTCGTAGGCATCCGGCTCGTAGAAAGTCACGCGGTGTCCGCGCTCATGCAGCGCGCGGATGATGCCGCGGTAGTAGGTGGCCGCTCCGTTCCAGTAGGCCGAGACGAGGCTCGAACCGAAGAAGGCGATGCGCGAACCCTTGCTCATAGGACGACCCTTTCCCGTGCCATCGGCTGGCACTCCGAGGCGCTCGTGCCCAGCGACTGGCAGATGCGCAGAAGCTCCTCCACGCGGTGCCCGCAGGTGTGGCGCGCGAGCACCGTGCGCCGGCCATGCTCGACCAGCTCGCGGCGCAGGCCCTCGTCGGCGAGCAGCGCCCGCAAGTGACGGCGCATCTCCTGCCCGTTGGCGGCGACGAGGAAGTCACGGCCCGGGGTGAAGAGCCCCTCCGCGTCCGACCAGGGAGCCGTCACCAGGGGGATGCCACACGCGAGCGCCTCGAAGGGGCGGATGGTGGGGATGCCGGGCAGCGCCTGGGCGTAGGGGCGGCGTGGTACGTGGATCGTCAAACGCGCCTGGGCGAAGGCCTCGGGCACGCGATGGTTGGGCAACCAGCCCGCGTACTCGATGCCCGAGGCGGCGAGGGCCTCGCGCGCGGCCTCGGGGTAGCGCACGCCGTGCACGCGGGCCATCAGGCCCAGCGCCTTCACCGGTTCCAACAGGAACTCGTGCAGCTCCGCGGTGCGCTCCTCGTCGCCCCAGTTGCCCACCCAGACGAGCTCCCGCTCCGCCTCCACGTGCGGCAGGGGATGGAACACGCGTGCATCGGCGGCCTCGTGCCAAGTCCAGGCCCGCTGGGTCCACCCCTGCTCCAGATAGATGCGCCGGATGACCTCGCCGAAAGCGAGCACGCCGTCATAGTGGGTGAGCGCGTAGCGAGCCATCTCCTCCCGGGCACTCACGCTGCGGTGGTGGGTGTCATGGAAGAGCAGCCGGAAGGAGCCCCCCGCCCGGCGCCGCTCGCCCAGGCGCTGGACGAGCTCCGGAGAACTCCACTCATGGACGATGACGAGGTGGGCCCCGTCGAGCACGCGGTCCAGGTCCAGCGCATCGGGCGCATAGCGCTCGGGGCGCACATGCGGGTAGAGGGCGCGAACCTCCTCCAGGGCCGTCGGCCCGCCAGGCTCGGCCAGGAGGTTGCGCAGACTCCAGGCATCCTCGGGTTCGAGGACTCGCACCTCGTGGCCACGCACGGCGAGTTCCGTCACCACGCCGCGCAGGAAGTGGGCGTTGCCGTGGTTCCAGTCGGACAGCAGGGAGTGGCAGAAGAGGACGATGCGCATGGTCGATGGGCGTCTTGTCAGAGGGTCTGGAGGCTGGAACGGGCCCACGCCTCGGAAGGCCGCGCGTTCAGCGTGGCGTAGAGCTCGAGGTACGCCTCCACCATGCGGCGAGGCGTGAAGGTGAGCGCCCGGGACCGGGCCCGGACCGCGAGGCCTTCGCGTTGCGCGCGGTGGCGCATCAACCCCCGCAAGGCGTCGGCGAGCCCATCCTCGTCGTCTGGATGGACGAAGCGCGCGGCATCGCCCCACAGCTCGCGCAGGCTGGGAATGTCCCCGAGCACCAGCGCGCACCCGGCGAGCGCGGCCTCCAGGATGGACAGACCAAAAGGCTCGTAGCGAGCGGGCATCGCGTAGACGGCCGCCCGGCCCATCCACCCCGCGAGTTCCCAGGGCGCCAGCGTCCCGAGCGAGCGCACATGGGGAGCCCGGGCGCTTCCGCCTCCCGGGTGCTGGGTCTCCCCCGCGACCCACACGGGAAACGGCAGCCCTGGCGCGACCGCGTCCAGTGCCGCCAGGTTCTTGGCCTCGTCCCACAACCGGCCCGCCGCGAGCACGAAATCTTCCTTGGGGCCGGGCCGGAAGGCCTCCGCCCGCCGGGCGTTGGGAATGACGCGCGAGGCGCGCAAGGGCCCATGGAGCCGTTCCGTGGCGGCGAGCATGGCCGCGCCAGGAGCCACCACGCACGCGGCCGCGCGCAATCCCCGCCCCACTTCCCGCCGGTAGCGCGCGTAACGCTCGGGGGCGGGCTCTCTCTTGACGGCCTCCCACCAGGAAAGAACGCACGAATGCGCCACCACCAGCGCCGGCGCCCGCCAGGCGAGCGCGCCATGGCAGAAGCCATTGAGGTGGACGATGTCGGGTGACAGCCGCGCCTCCAGGTCGAGCAGCCACTCCCCGGAGGCTCGGACGTCGTCCCAGGGCTCCTCCATCCACTCCAGCCGGTAATGACTTTCATGGATGGACAGTTCCGGAAGGTCCCGAGCCTCCCGCCACTGCGCGGCGGACAGCGGCGCCCCGAGCGTCGCGAGTTCCACCCGAACGCCCCGCTCCGCGAGCGCCCGGCTCAATTCCAGGGCATAGGCCCATACGCCTCCCACCGTGTCGGCGGTCATCAGCACCCGTTGGACTGGCGGCATCTGGAGACCTCCCGGGTCAGCCCACGTGGGCCGCGATCGTGGAGTCCACCGCCAGGGGCCGCGCCAACCACGCATGCAACCGGGACACGCCCTGCTCGACGCCCACTCTCGGCACCCAACCCGTGGCGGCCTGGAACTTGCGGGTGTCGGAGACGTAGTAGCGCTGATCTCCGATGCGCCAGTCCTCGAAGCGGATCTCCGGGCGCCGCCCCAGGTGCCGCGCCATGAGGTCGAGCAGTTCCAGCAGGCTCACGGTGCGCTCCGGGCCTCCCCCGATGTTGAAGGCCTGTCCCCCGAGCCGATCGATGTTCGCCTGCGCCAGGCACAAGGCGCGCACCAGATCCTCGACGAAGAGGATGTCGCGCACCTGCATGCCGTCACCGTAGAGGGTGATGGGCTTGCCCTGGAGCGCCCGGAGAAGGAAGTGCGCCACCCAGCCCTGATCCTCCGTGCCGAACTGACGCGGGCCGTAGATACAGCTCATCCGGAACACCACGGTCTTCAAGCCAAAGGAGCGTCCATAGTCGAGCACGTACTGGTCCGCCGCGCCCTTGGAGCAGCCATAGGGACTCTCGAAGTCCAGGGGGCAGCACTCGCCGATGCCCTGGGCGCGGATGGCCTCGTCCCGGGGCATGTAGCGGCGGCCGTCCAGGACGAACTCCAGCCCTGGCAGCCCGCCGTAGACCTTGTTCGTCGAGGTGAAGACAAGCGGAGCGGGCTCCCGCATCGACCGCAGGGCCTCCAGGATGTTGAGTGTGCCTCGAGCGTTCACCTCGAAGTCATGCACCGGGCCCTCCAGGCTGGTGGTCACCGCCACCTGCGCCGCGAAGTGGAAGACCTCTCCGGCGCCCCGCACCGCCCGCCGCACCGCCTGCTCGTCGCGGATGTCACCCACCACCACGTCGAGCAGCGCGTCATGACGAGACTTGAGCCAGCGCAGGTTGCGCTCCACTCCGGCACGCGAGACGTTGTCGAACACCCGTACCCGGCGGCCCCCGGCCAGGTAGTGCTCCGCCACGTTGGAGCCGATGAACCCCGCCCCTCCGAAGATGACCACCATCCTCTTGTCGTGGCCGTTCCCCTGTTTCTCCGGCGCGCGGCTCATACGGTCAATCCCCGGACCTCGAGTTCCACCTTCGCCTCGGCCACGCGATCCATGGCCACCTGACCCTCGAGCCATCGCGCCAGCTCGGCCAGCCCCGTCTGGAACTTCACCTGGGGCTCGTACCCCAGCATCACGCGGGCCTGGGTGATGTCGGCGAAGCAGTGGCGGATGTCGCCCATGCGGTACTTGCCCGTCACCGCGGGCAGCAGGTGGGGCCTCCCCATCACCTCGCCCAGGGCCCGAGCCACCTCACGCACGGTGACGGAGCGGCCGCTGCCGATGTTGAGCACCTGTCCGGGGGCCGCCCGGGACTCCATGGCCAGACGGCAGGCGCGCGCCACGTCATGCACGTTCACGAAGTCACGCTGCTGCATCCCATCCTCGAAGATGAGCGGCGCGTTGCCGTTGAGCATGCGCGAGGCGAAGATGGCGAGCACCCCGGTGTAGGGGTTGGACAGCGCCTGGCGCGGCCCATAGACATTGAAGAAGCGCAGCGCCACCGTGGGGATGTTGTAGGCCCGGCCGGCGATGAGACACAGCCGCTCCTGATCATATTTGGAAAGGGCATACACGGACGAGATCGCCGGCGCCTTGGTCTCGGGCGTGGGCAGTGGCGAGAGCGCTTCCCCGCCCGCGCCACACAATTCCCACGCGCCGGATTGTAATTGCTCCAGGGTGCGATCCGTCCCGGGCACGAGCCGGCCATCCGGCGTACGGAAGAGCCCCTCGCCATAGACACTCATGCTGGAGGCGACCACCAGGCGCTCCACCGGGCGCTGGATGAGCGCTTCCATCAACACCGCGGTGCCCAGGTTGTTCACCGAGGTGTAGTGCGCCACCTCGTACATGCTCTGGCCCACGCCCACGGCCGCGGCGAAATGGTAGACCACGTCGACGCCCTCGAGCGCGCGCCCCACCGCCTCGCGGTCCCGCACATCCCCGACGACGAGTTCCACCTCCGGGTTCAGGTACGACGGCCGCGACCGGCCCTCTCCATGCACCTGGGGCAGCAGCGAGTCCAATGCCCTGACACGATGACCGTGCGCGAGCAGCTCGTCCGCCAGATGAGACCCGATGAACCCCGCGCCTCCCGTGATGAGTACCTGTTTGCGCCTCATGCTCCCTCCCAGAGGACTCGCGCCCTTCATCCTGGCCGCGCCCGTGAACTCGTGAAGCCGAGGCGTCCCGCGTGTGGGACGGCCCCGTCATCTCTACGCAACGGTAAGCATGGCAACGACTGGCGGCAGTCCTGGCCTGACGGTTCTGTCTGCCATTGTCCCGGGGACCGAACACATGCATCTTCCAACTTCGAGCGTTGGCCAGCCGACCCTACTTCCGATGTAGTCCCCGGGTGCTAGTCCTTCAGGCCAGGGCGGACAAGGGGAGCGGCGCTTCGGAGAACGTCGACAACTCGGGCAGCAATCCGCGCGTCTGCCGGCGCACGAGCGAGGCGTAGTACCCCTCGAGGCGCATCAATTGGGCGTGGCTGCCCGCCTCGACGATCCGCCCCTCCTTGAGGACGAGGATGCGATCGGCATCCACCACCGTGGACAGCCGGTGGGCGATGGCGAAGGTGGTGCGCCCCTTCATCAGCTTGCCCAGCGCCTCCTGCACGAGGGCCTCGCTCTCCGCGTCGAGCGCGCTGGTGGGCTCGTCCAGGATGAGGATGGGCGGATCCGTGAGGAGCGAGCGAGCGATGGAGAGGCGCTGGCGCTCTCCCGCGGACAGCCGGTTGCCCCGCTCGCCCACCACGGTGTCATAGCCCTGGGGCAGGCGCATGATGAAGTCGTGCGCGTGCGCGGCGCGGGCCGCGGCCTCTATCTGCTCCAGGGAGGCCTCGGGCCGTCCGTAGGCGATGTTGCTGCGCACGCTCTCGTTGAAGAGCAGCGAGTCCTGCAACACCACGCCGATGTGGCGCCGCAGCGACAACTGCTTGAGCGAGCGGAGATCCTGGCCATCGATGCACACCCGCCCCTGGACCGGATCGTAGAAGCGGCACAGGAGGCTCATCAGCGTGGTCTTTCCCGCGCCACTCGGCCCCACCAGCGCGATCGTCTCTCCCGCCTTGACCTCCAGGTCGATGCCCTTGAGCAGCGGCCTGCCGGGTCCCGAGGTCGAGGGGTAGGCGAAGTGGATGTTCTCGAACGTCACGTCGCCACGCACGTGCGTGACCTCGACGGCGTCCGGGGCGTCGCCCAGGGTGTCCTGGACATCCAGGATGGAGAAGACCTGGTCGATGGCCACCGAGGCGGTCCTCGACGTCTTGTACACGCCGCTCAAGCCCTGCACGGGGCCGAAGAGTCCACCGATGTAGCCCAGGAACGCCACCAGGGTTCCGGAGGAGATCTCCCCCCGGAGCACCAACAGGCCGCCCAGGCCGATCAACGCCACGCGCGCGATGAGCACGATGACGCTCTGGCTGGCGTTCACCGCCGAGTCGAAGGCCACGCCCTGGGTGACCACGCCATTGGCCTCGCGCACGTCGTGCAGGAAACGCTGCTTCTCCCGCGCCTCCATGGCGAAACTCTTCACCGTCACGATGCCCGAGAGGACTTCATTGAAGCGGGCGTAGATTTTCGTCCAGCGCTCCATGAGCGTCTGCTCCCGCCGCGTCTGCACGGGCGCCGCCTTCCGGGCGATGAGCACGGGAATGGGCGCGAACACCAGCGCGAGCAGGGCCAGGCGCCAATCCAGCTGGAACATGACGACCACGCAGAGCACCAGGTAGGTCGCCGCGGGGAGCACGTTGAAGGTGAGCTCGGTGATGGCCCCCACGAAGCCCTGCATGCCGCGCTCGAGCTTCGTCATGGTGGCGCCCACGCCCTCCTCGCGGTGGAAGCTCAAGGGCAGCCGGTGGAGGCGGGACACCGTGGCCTCGTTGAGGGCGAAGTGCACGCGGATGCGCGTGCGCCAGGTGAGCCAGTTGGCCGTGGCTCCCAGCGCCTCGCGCACCAGGCCGATGGCCACCAGCGCCCCCACGGAGAGGAGCACCGCCTTCGAGGTGCCACCCGCGCCGAGTTGATCGAAGACGCTCTTGAGCGCGAGCGGTTCGATGACGCTCAGTCCCGTGGAGAGGAGGACGAGGAAGAGGAC from Melittangium boletus DSM 14713 includes the following:
- a CDS encoding UDP-glucose dehydrogenase family protein — its product is MKVAIIGTGYVGLVAGTCFAESGQDVTCIDVDEEKLQALRLGQIPIYEPGLAELVRRNLDAGRLHFTGELPAAVGPAQVVFIAVGTPEGETGRADLRYVLEAAEQVGRALTHYTVIVNKSTVPVGTADRVHAAIARNTRCAFDVVSNPEFLKEGAALRDFLKPDRVVIGTRSERARELMGELYAPFVGGENPLLYMDPCSAELTKYAANAMLATRISFMNDVAALCERVGADVEWVRQGLGADKRIGSAFLRPGIGYGGSCFPKDVKALMATAREVGMEFDLLRAVENTNTRQKRCLLTKAVKHFGDLSRRTFAIWGLAFKPRTDDMREAPAVELIEGLLGKGARVQCHDPVALESARRYFGDRVTYAPTCYAAAEGADGLFLVTEWNAFRHPDLKRLKATMRSPTLFDGRNAWDPQRAREEGFTYFGIGRTR
- a CDS encoding CgeB family protein gives rise to the protein MRIVILGLSITSSWGNGHATTYRGLVRELVRRGHEVLFLERDMPWYACNRDLQRPPFGRTELYADLEMLKDRFTDAVRGADLVVVGSYVPQGVEVGAWVQRTARGVPAFYDIDTPVTLAKLARGDFEYLSPELIPGYRLYLSFTGGPLLQRIERELGSPAARPLYCSCDPELYAPETREPLWDLGYLGTYSDDRQPVLERLMLDAAREWPSGRFVVAGPQYPANLAWPGNVARVEHLAPPEHPAFYNSQRFTLNVTRADMVRAGYSPSVRLFEAAACAVPLISDAWPGLGTFFVPGEEILISHSGEQTCRYLQEVTEGERRAMGMRARARVLSEHTAAHRAETLEGYLRSVTSGRAP
- a CDS encoding CgeB family protein, coding for MSKGSRIAFFGSSLVSAYWNGAATYYRGIIRALHERGHRVTFYEPDAYERQQHRDMADPDWARVVVYSAQGTDALERCLEEARDADVVVKASGVGVFDALLEARVLELRRPGTQVVFWDVDAPATLERLEKDPGDPFRALVPRYDHILTYGGGEPVVSAYRALGARECVPIYNALDPSTHHPVAADTRFTGDLAFLGNRLPDREARVEAFFLKAASLLTSSRFLLGGSGWGDRSLPDNVKYLGHVYTQDHNALNCSARAVLNIHRDSMARFGFSPATRVFEAAGAGACLITDAFEGVELFLEPGREVLVAHSGEEVAGHVRALSEPEARRIGQAALRRVLAEHTYAHRALKVEAVLGARGSGARERVA
- a CDS encoding CgeB family protein yields the protein MRIVLFCHSLLSDWNHGNAHFLRGVVTELAVRGHEVRVLEPEDAWSLRNLLAEPGGPTALEEVRALYPHVRPERYAPDALDLDRVLDGAHLVIVHEWSSPELVQRLGERRRAGGSFRLLFHDTHHRSVSAREEMARYALTHYDGVLAFGEVIRRIYLEQGWTQRAWTWHEAADARVFHPLPHVEAERELVWVGNWGDEERTAELHEFLLEPVKALGLMARVHGVRYPEAAREALAASGIEYAGWLPNHRVPEAFAQARLTIHVPRRPYAQALPGIPTIRPFEALACGIPLVTAPWSDAEGLFTPGRDFLVAANGQEMRRHLRALLADEGLRRELVEHGRRTVLARHTCGHRVEELLRICQSLGTSASECQPMARERVVL
- a CDS encoding glycosyltransferase family 4 protein, producing the protein MPPVQRVLMTADTVGGVWAYALELSRALAERGVRVELATLGAPLSAAQWREARDLPELSIHESHYRLEWMEEPWDDVRASGEWLLDLEARLSPDIVHLNGFCHGALAWRAPALVVAHSCVLSWWEAVKREPAPERYARYRREVGRGLRAAACVVAPGAAMLAATERLHGPLRASRVIPNARRAEAFRPGPKEDFVLAAGRLWDEAKNLAALDAVAPGLPFPVWVAGETQHPGGGSARAPHVRSLGTLAPWELAGWMGRAAVYAMPARYEPFGLSILEAALAGCALVLGDIPSLRELWGDAARFVHPDDEDGLADALRGLMRHRAQREGLAVRARSRALTFTPRRMVEAYLELYATLNARPSEAWARSSLQTL
- a CDS encoding NAD-dependent epimerase/dehydratase family protein, with amino-acid sequence MSRAPEKQGNGHDKRMVVIFGGAGFIGSNVAEHYLAGGRRVRVFDNVSRAGVERNLRWLKSRHDALLDVVVGDIRDEQAVRRAVRGAGEVFHFAAQVAVTTSLEGPVHDFEVNARGTLNILEALRSMREPAPLVFTSTNKVYGGLPGLEFVLDGRRYMPRDEAIRAQGIGECCPLDFESPYGCSKGAADQYVLDYGRSFGLKTVVFRMSCIYGPRQFGTEDQGWVAHFLLRALQGKPITLYGDGMQVRDILFVEDLVRALCLAQANIDRLGGQAFNIGGGPERTVSLLELLDLMARHLGRRPEIRFEDWRIGDQRYYVSDTRKFQAATGWVPRVGVEQGVSRLHAWLARPLAVDSTIAAHVG
- a CDS encoding NAD-dependent epimerase/dehydratase family protein, which codes for MRRKQVLITGGAGFIGSHLADELLAHGHRVRALDSLLPQVHGEGRSRPSYLNPEVELVVGDVRDREAVGRALEGVDVVYHFAAAVGVGQSMYEVAHYTSVNNLGTAVLMEALIQRPVERLVVASSMSVYGEGLFRTPDGRLVPGTDRTLEQLQSGAWELCGAGGEALSPLPTPETKAPAISSVYALSKYDQERLCLIAGRAYNIPTVALRFFNVYGPRQALSNPYTGVLAIFASRMLNGNAPLIFEDGMQQRDFVNVHDVARACRLAMESRAAPGQVLNIGSGRSVTVREVARALGEVMGRPHLLPAVTGKYRMGDIRHCFADITQARVMLGYEPQVKFQTGLAELARWLEGQVAMDRVAEAKVELEVRGLTV
- a CDS encoding ABC transporter ATP-binding protein, whose translation is MWTFTPLMQTASASRGSLWRAMGFLLPHRHAVVTVLFLVLLSTGLSVIEPLALKSVFDQLGAGGTSKAVLLSVGALVAIGLVREALGATANWLTWRTRIRVHFALNEATVSRLHRLPLSFHREEGVGATMTKLERGMQGFVGAITELTFNVLPAATYLVLCVVVMFQLDWRLALLALVFAPIPVLIARKAAPVQTRREQTLMERWTKIYARFNEVLSGIVTVKSFAMEAREKQRFLHDVREANGVVTQGVAFDSAVNASQSVIVLIARVALIGLGGLLVLRGEISSGTLVAFLGYIGGLFGPVQGLSGVYKTSRTASVAIDQVFSILDVQDTLGDAPDAVEVTHVRGDVTFENIHFAYPSTSGPGRPLLKGIDLEVKAGETIALVGPSGAGKTTLMSLLCRFYDPVQGRVCIDGQDLRSLKQLSLRRHIGVVLQDSLLFNESVRSNIAYGRPEASLEQIEAAARAAHAHDFIMRLPQGYDTVVGERGNRLSAGERQRLSIARSLLTDPPILILDEPTSALDAESEALVQEALGKLMKGRTTFAIAHRLSTVVDADRILVLKEGRIVEAGSHAQLMRLEGYYASLVRRQTRGLLPELSTFSEAPLPLSALA